A genomic segment from uncultured Marinifilum sp. encodes:
- a CDS encoding thioredoxin family protein produces the protein MSVKNILTGIAFGIILLLLIVGLNMKDKMNNYLSNSMMNQLSEKVKKEELNLIDSLYNYSLNERDYQITFLEFGAEACISCRKMKKVMKAVKQNFPQQVNVVFVNTLVPENQNLMKFYGVVRIPTQILLDKNGKEYYRHSAYISFEDLSKKFK, from the coding sequence ATGAGTGTAAAGAACATTCTTACAGGAATAGCTTTTGGAATTATACTGCTTTTATTAATTGTTGGTCTTAACATGAAAGATAAAATGAACAATTATCTTTCAAACAGCATGATGAATCAGCTATCCGAAAAGGTGAAAAAAGAAGAGTTAAACTTGATTGATTCCCTTTATAATTATTCTTTAAATGAGAGAGATTATCAAATTACATTTCTGGAATTTGGAGCCGAAGCCTGTATTTCTTGTCGCAAAATGAAAAAGGTAATGAAAGCGGTAAAACAGAATTTTCCTCAACAAGTGAATGTGGTATTCGTAAATACACTTGTTCCTGAAAATCAGAACCTGATGAAATTTTATGGAGTAGTTCGTATTCCCACCCAAATTTTGCTCGACAAAAATGGAAAGGAATACTACCGACATTCTGCTTACATATCTTTCGAGGATTTATCAAAAAAGTTTAAATAA
- a CDS encoding M3 family metallopeptidase: protein MSTNPLLEDFTTPYESVPFDKIELEHYMPAFKESIEKARKEIDNIAENSVTPSFSNTIETLEYSGHQLDRVASVFFNLNHAHTNDEMQALAREVSPMLTEFSNDIIMNEKLFARVKLVYQNKAKFNLNVEQEKLLTDRYKSFVRSGADLDEEKKAKIREISKELSKLTLQFGENVLAATNNFELHLSDKKDVAGLPDGILEAASALAKEKEKDGWLFNLQFPSYVPFMQYADNRELREKMFRAYSSRCFNDKFDNQKVIHRIIELRLAKVKLLGYESYADFVLEERMAKSADKVLSFLNELLDASMPRAKEEFKELQDYAKSMGADFELQRWDWAYYAEKLKTEKYDINDEITRPYFELERVKKGIFDLAGKLYGLQFKLNADIPKYHEEVDVYEVFDSKGEFISLFYADFHPRSTKQGGAWMTSFTDQYKIDEEDFRPHISIVCNFTRPTETKPSLLTFNEVTTFLHEFGHALHGMLSKCTYSALSGTNVYRDFVELPSQFMENFAFRKEWLDEVAEHYETGEKIPDELVQKIIDSANFLSGYSFVRQISFGLNDMSWHSVKEPITEDVSSFENGAMASTELFSPIKESCMSTSFSHIFAGGYAAGYYGYKWAEVLDADAFEAFKENGIYDKATANSFRENILEKGGSEHPMNLYLKFRGKEPSIDPLLKRSGLK, encoded by the coding sequence ATGAGTACAAATCCTTTATTAGAAGATTTTACGACACCATACGAATCTGTTCCTTTCGATAAAATTGAATTGGAGCATTATATGCCTGCCTTTAAAGAAAGTATCGAAAAGGCAAGAAAAGAGATCGATAATATTGCAGAGAATTCTGTAACACCTAGTTTTTCTAATACAATTGAAACTCTTGAGTACTCAGGACATCAACTAGATCGTGTTGCCTCTGTATTTTTCAATTTAAATCATGCACATACCAATGATGAAATGCAAGCTTTGGCACGTGAGGTTTCTCCAATGCTAACAGAGTTTTCGAACGATATTATCATGAATGAGAAATTATTCGCAAGAGTAAAGTTGGTATACCAAAACAAGGCAAAGTTTAATTTAAATGTTGAACAGGAAAAATTATTGACCGATCGTTACAAATCTTTCGTGAGATCAGGAGCCGATTTGGATGAAGAAAAAAAAGCAAAAATAAGAGAGATCTCCAAAGAATTATCGAAACTTACTCTTCAGTTTGGAGAAAATGTTTTGGCAGCTACCAATAATTTTGAATTACATTTAAGCGATAAAAAGGATGTTGCTGGCTTACCCGATGGTATTTTAGAGGCTGCATCGGCTCTTGCAAAGGAAAAAGAGAAGGATGGATGGCTTTTTAACCTTCAATTTCCTAGCTATGTTCCCTTTATGCAATATGCCGATAATCGCGAATTAAGAGAGAAAATGTTCAGAGCCTATTCTTCGCGTTGCTTTAATGATAAATTCGATAACCAGAAAGTGATTCATCGTATTATTGAGTTGCGCCTGGCAAAAGTTAAACTTTTGGGATATGAAAGTTATGCCGACTTTGTTTTAGAGGAAAGAATGGCCAAATCGGCAGATAAAGTTTTGAGCTTTTTGAACGAACTTTTAGATGCCTCAATGCCCAGAGCAAAAGAAGAATTTAAAGAGTTGCAAGATTACGCAAAATCTATGGGAGCAGACTTTGAATTACAAAGATGGGATTGGGCTTATTATGCTGAAAAATTAAAAACAGAAAAGTATGATATAAACGACGAAATTACTCGTCCGTATTTTGAATTGGAACGCGTTAAAAAAGGAATTTTCGATTTAGCAGGAAAACTTTACGGTCTTCAATTTAAATTGAATGCAGATATTCCTAAATACCATGAAGAAGTAGATGTTTATGAAGTATTTGATTCAAAAGGTGAATTTATTTCTTTATTTTATGCCGATTTTCACCCCCGTAGCACAAAGCAAGGCGGTGCGTGGATGACCTCTTTTACAGATCAATATAAAATAGACGAAGAGGATTTCCGTCCGCATATTTCTATTGTGTGTAACTTTACGCGTCCTACCGAAACAAAACCATCCTTACTAACTTTTAACGAAGTAACTACCTTCTTGCACGAATTTGGTCATGCTTTGCACGGGATGTTGTCTAAATGTACCTACAGTGCTTTATCGGGAACCAATGTTTATCGCGATTTTGTTGAATTGCCATCACAGTTCATGGAAAACTTTGCTTTCCGTAAAGAGTGGTTAGATGAAGTGGCTGAACATTACGAAACCGGCGAAAAAATTCCGGATGAACTGGTTCAGAAAATTATCGATAGCGCAAATTTCCTTAGCGGATATTCCTTTGTTCGACAAATAAGCTTTGGTTTAAATGATATGTCGTGGCACAGTGTAAAAGAGCCAATTACAGAAGATGTTTCTTCTTTCGAAAATGGTGCAATGGCTTCAACAGAGTTATTTTCTCCGATTAAAGAAAGTTGTATGAGCACATCTTTCTCACATATTTTTGCTGGGGGATATGCTGCTGGATATTATGGCTATAAATGGGCCGAAGTATTAGATGCTGATGCATTTGAAGCTTTTAAGGAAAATGGAATTTACGATAAGGCCACTGCCAATTCGTTTAGAGAAAATATCCTTGAAAAAGGAGGTAGCGAACATCCTATGAATTTATATTTAAAATTTAGAGGAAAAGAGCCATCAATCGATCCTCTTTTGAAACGAAGTGGTTTAAAGTAG
- the proB gene encoding glutamate 5-kinase: MKRICIKIGSNVLTKENGELNKKRIKNIVYQISELRKKNIQCILVSSGAVAAGKSKINLCDKTDTVSARQIWSSVGQVELLNVYSSYLKEYDIECAQLLVTKQDFRTREHYLNMKNCLTSLLHNDVLPIINENDAISVTALMFTDNDELSGLIASMIDAEALFLLSNINGIYTGNPDNPDSTLLKTVDGDINRLKQYISTKKSNFGRGGMLTKCSIAGRVAKSGISVHIANGGIDNIVLKLIDSPANVDHTEFIPSKKTSTVKQWLASSDGFEKAKITINEGAEEALCSNRANSLLPIGIMEMKGSFEKGDIVKIINMEGKVLGLGKTAYNKTKAKIHIGKSGAKPLVHYDYLFLY; encoded by the coding sequence ATGAAAAGAATTTGCATTAAAATAGGCTCTAATGTTTTAACCAAAGAAAACGGAGAGCTAAACAAAAAAAGAATTAAAAATATAGTTTATCAGATATCGGAGCTTCGAAAAAAGAATATTCAGTGCATTTTAGTTTCATCGGGAGCAGTTGCGGCTGGTAAAAGTAAAATTAATTTGTGCGATAAAACCGATACTGTTTCGGCCCGCCAAATTTGGTCGTCGGTTGGACAGGTTGAATTGCTAAATGTGTATTCCTCCTATTTAAAGGAATATGATATTGAATGCGCCCAATTATTGGTAACAAAGCAAGATTTTAGAACAAGAGAGCATTATTTAAACATGAAAAACTGTCTTACATCACTTCTGCATAATGATGTTTTACCAATTATCAATGAAAATGATGCAATTTCGGTTACTGCCTTAATGTTTACAGATAATGATGAATTATCGGGCTTAATTGCCTCTATGATAGACGCAGAAGCTTTGTTTCTGCTGAGTAATATCAATGGAATTTATACAGGTAATCCTGATAATCCAGATTCAACTTTATTGAAAACTGTTGATGGGGACATAAACCGACTAAAGCAATACATAAGCACAAAAAAATCGAATTTTGGACGTGGTGGTATGCTTACTAAATGCAGTATTGCCGGGCGTGTGGCAAAATCGGGAATTAGTGTTCATATAGCCAATGGAGGAATCGATAATATAGTATTAAAGCTTATTGACTCACCTGCAAATGTGGATCATACCGAATTTATTCCCAGTAAAAAAACCTCTACCGTAAAACAGTGGCTGGCAAGCTCCGATGGGTTCGAAAAGGCAAAAATAACTATTAACGAAGGAGCCGAAGAAGCCTTATGTTCGAATAGAGCAAATAGTTTACTTCCAATTGGAATTATGGAAATGAAAGGCAGTTTTGAGAAAGGAGACATTGTAAAAATAATAAATATGGAAGGGAAAGTTTTAGGACTTGGAAAAACTGCCTACAATAAAACAAAAGCAAAAATTCATATTGGTAAAAGTGGAGC